The following proteins are co-located in the Xiphophorus hellerii strain 12219 chromosome 2, Xiphophorus_hellerii-4.1, whole genome shotgun sequence genome:
- the irak4 gene encoding interleukin-1 receptor-associated kinase 4, with product MSSSLTSATYIRNISYGLRRQLSDFLDPQDRWKDVIVSIRKPSGEPRYSQLHVRRFEGLVTQGKSPTVELLNDWGTTNCTVGELVDILKSRNLLAAASLLQPWEEYSSAETLLLPLPLPPDRDPPTRPLDETQSQPPPAGSAPETQVLSENSETGHTGISSFMYSELRKITGNFDDRSVSNGGSRLGEGGFGTVYKGFLNNRPVAVKKLNPMDDMPLDKLQEQFNQELQTLKVLKHENLVDMVGFSCDEQQMCIVYAFMANGSLLDRLACLDGSPPLSWRQRCLIAEGTARGLEYLHSNHHVHRDVKSANILLDENFVAKISDFGLTRASAKHTSTTMMTERIVGTRAYMAPEALRGQITPKSDVFSFGVVLLEILSGRPPADENKEPQFLMDIRDDIDDEDEDLTLEQILDRKMTDWELSQVESIYCLASNCLDDRKNRRPFIKQVVSEIHSVIKSISLEL from the exons ATGAGTAGTTCTTTGACTTCCGCTACTTACATTCGCAACATCAGTTACGGTCTACGCCGCCAGTTATCCGACTTTCTGGACCCTCAGGACAGGTGGAAGGATGTGATTGTGTCCATACGGAAGCCGAGCGGGGAGCCGAGGTACTCCCAGCTTCACGTCAG GAGGTTTGAAGGTCTTGTGACGCAGGGGAAGAGTCCCACCGTGGAGCTGCTGAATGACTGGGGAACCACCAACTGCACAGTGGGAGAACTGGTGGATATTTTGAAGAGCCGCAATTTGTTGGCTGCTGCCAGTCTCCTGCAACCTT GGGAAGAATATTCATCAGCAGAGACACTCCTGCTCCCCTTACCACTACCTCCTGACAGAGACCCTCCAACCAGGCCACTGGATGAGACGCAGAGTCAGCCTCCACCCGCCGGATCAGCACCGGAGACACAAGTACTGAGTGAAAACAGCGAAACAGGACACACAG GTATTTCCAGTTTTATGTACAGTGAGCTGAGGAAGATCACAGGCAACTTTGACGACCGGTCCGTCTCAAACGGTGGCAGCCGACTCGGAGAGGGGGGTTTCGGCACCGTGTACAAAGGCTTCCTGAACAACAGACCTGTGGCGGTGAAAAAACTAAACCCA ATGGATGACATGCCTCTGGACAAGCTGCAAGAACAGTTTAACCAAGAGCTTCAGACTCTGAAAGT GTTGAAACACGAGAACTTGGTTGACATGGTTGGATTCTCATGCGACGAGCAGCAAATGTGTATAGTGTACGCCTTCATGGCCAATGGATCTTTGCTGGATCGACTCGCTTGCTTG gACGGCAGTCCTCCTCTTTCCTGGCGACAGAGGTGCTTGATCGCAGAAGGGACCGCTAGAGGTTTGGAGTACCTCCATAGCAACCATCATGTACACAGAGATGTTAAAAG TGCAAACATCCTGCTGGATGAGAACTTTGTGGCGAAAATCTCCGACTTTGGGCTGACGAGAGCGTCGGCCAAGCACACGTCTACGACGATGATGACGGAGAGGATCGTGGGGACCCGTGCGTACATGGCCCCTGAGGCCCTGCGGGGACAGATCACCCCAAAATCTGACGTGTTCAGCTTCGGAGTG GTGCTGTTAGAAATATTGTCTGGACGTCCGCCAGCTGATGAAAACAAGGAGCCCCAGTTCCTG ATGGATATCAGGGACGACATCGATGATGAAGACGAAGATCTGACCCTGGAGCAGATTTTGGACAGGAAGATGACAGACTGGGAGCTGAGCCAGGTGGAGAGCATCTACTGCTTGGCTTCCAACTGCTTGGATGACAGAAAAAACAGGCGGCCGTTCATCAAACAG GTTGTTTCAGAGATTCACAGCGTCATCAAAAGCATCTCGTTGGAATTGTAG
- the twf1a gene encoding twinfilin-1a produces the protein MSHQTGIQAGNDVKEIFASARSGDQYRVLKIVIEDEQLTLGGTRKASKKWDQEYDSLVLPLLEDAVPCYILYRLDSTNNQGYEWILLSWSPDHSTVRHKMLYAATRATLKKEFGGGHIKDDIFGTTKEDLNFSGYKKYLTSQAAPLPLTAAEEELRQIKLNEVQTDISVDTKQQTLQGVAFPIHKDAADALAHFKEKRINYVQLEIDAEKEMIRLCSTEPTELKDLPKRVPKDSPRYHFFLYKHSHEGDYLESTVFIYSMPGYKCSIRERMLYSSCKNNLIDMVETKLQIEIEKKLEIEDGTELTGEFLYAEVHPKQHAYKERFAKPKGPAGKRGGRRITRPPGEGEEED, from the exons ATGTCACATCAAACGGGCATTCAAG CGGGGAACGACGTGAAGGAAATCTTTGCCAGTGCCAGGAGCGGAGACCAGTATCGAGTCTTGAAGATCGTCATCGAGGATG AGCAGCTGACACTGGGCGGCACCAGGAAAGCATCCAAGAAGTGGGATCAGGAATACGATTCCTTAGTGCTGCCGCTTCTGGAGGATGCCGTGCCATGCTATATTTTGTACCGTCTGGACTCCACTAACAACCAAGGCTACGAATGGATCCTCCTCTCCTGGTCACCAGACCACTCTACT gtgCGACACAAAATGTTATATGCTGCTACCAGGGCGACATTGAAGAAAGAGTTTGGAGGAGGGCACATTAAGGACGACATTTTTGGTACCACAAAG GAGGATTTGAACTTTAGTGGTTATAAGAAATACCTGACCTCACAGGCGGCTCCTTTGCCCCTCACTGCTGCAGAAGAGGAACTGAGACAGATCAAACTCAATGAG gtccagacgGACATCAGCGTGGACACCAAGCAGCAGACTCTGCAGGGAGTGGCCTTCCCCATTCACAAAGATGCTGCTGACGCACTGGCACATTTTAAGGAAAAGAGAATCAACTATGTGCAACTG GAAATAGATGCTGAAAAGGAAATGATTCGCTTGTGCAGCACTGAGCCAACCGAGTTGAAAGACCTGCCAAAGAGAGTCCCCAAAGATTCTCCACGTTACCACTTCTTCCTGTACAAACATTCCCATGAAGGCGACTACTTGGAGTCTACAG TCTTCATTTATTCTATGCCAGGGTACAAGTGTAGCATCCGAGAGAGGATGCTGTATTCCAGCTGCAAAAATAACCTGATTGACATGGTGGAAACCAAACTGCAGATTGAGATCGAGAAAAAG TTGGAAATTGAAGACGGGACCGAACTAACAGGCGAGTTCTTGTACGCCGAGGTGCATCCCAAGCAGCATGCCTATAAGGAGCGTTTTGCCAAGCCCAAAGGCCCAGCCGGTAAGAGGGGAGGTCGCCGAATCACCCGGCCACCCGgcgagggagaggaggaggattaA